Proteins encoded together in one Anopheles darlingi chromosome 3, idAnoDarlMG_H_01, whole genome shotgun sequence window:
- the LOC125956080 gene encoding calpain-B-like, giving the protein MFSASDFSIYTTRPPANRGKSGIKWKRPKDIVDNPQFITEGYSRFDINQGGLGDCWFLSSCASLASKPHLFERVVPMDNGNFSAKGQYAGVFHFRFWHYGRWVDVVVDDQLPVCRGDELIYGRSSVENEFWSALLEKAYAKLHGSYHALAGGTGREGMVNLTGGMAETHLLKGWQPLDLFDRLEQCMARNTLVTAGINDVETDDLLQLVNLVKGHEYSITRVERLNSHQHMIGMEDQEPREIRLICLRNPWGSGEWNRAWSDQSSLWDEVTSEKRNQLSSVRQDGEFWMHYDEFVTYFDDLTICHQCPAAVLQGQKACQPFEMITLDGEWVRGVSAGGSDSASFWRNPQYLIELGSGKNQSTVESNEIDATGDATVCVTIGLMQKHNHRQGVEDLPIRFLVFPLAPDASDCKQSLPKSFFETATAVDGCPELKSVRELVKRLLLPAGKYVIVPHTWKPQLGAEFMMRIFSEGSLQVESLEQSLGCTTNAVEKYCPTNNLDNATAKVTVQELQKKIQAAFDGLTIDEETLRSLVYWYGNQWDEGCLRSDETEVLLQNMTSWELIFRQHCTAPDGKLCTFDLKNALSAGGVLVDTRALSTIVQVHQYRPMELGTFLVCAMETREIIEWCTMRGLAQPTTAMYFRELYGRRKLLDMCFKSNLALDMKKSES; this is encoded by the exons ATGTTTTCCGCCTCGGATTTCTCGATCTACACTACCCGGCCGCCGGCGAATCGTGGGAAATCGGGAATTAAATGGAAACGCCCGAAGGATATCGTAGACAATCCGCAGTTTATAACCGAAGGCTACTCCCGGTTCGACATCAACCAGGGAGGGCTGGGCGACTGTTGGTTCCTATCGTCCTGTGCCAGTCTGGCCTCGAAGCCACACCTTTTCGAGCGTGTCGTCCCGATGGATAATGGGAATTTTTCCGCTAAAGGACAGTATGCCGGTGTGTTTCACTTCCGCTTCTGGCATTACGGCCGGTGGGTCGACGTCGTAGTCGACGATCAATTACCGGTTTGTCGGGGCGACGAGCTCATCTATGGCCGGTCTTCGGTGGAGAACGAGTTCTGGAGTGCGCTGCTAGAGAAGGCTTACGCGAAGCTGCACGGTTCCTATCATGCCCTGGCAGGTGGAACGGGCCGGGAAGGAATGGTGAATCTAACCGGCGGAATGGCCGAGACACATCTGTTGAAAGGATGGCAACCGCTCGATTTGTTCGACCGGTTGGAACAGTGTATGGCACGCAACACGCTCGTGACGGCCGGCATCAACGACGTCGAAACGGAtgatctgctgcagctggtgaaCCTCGTCAAGGGACACGAGTACTCGATCACACGGGTGGAGCGATTGAATTCGCATCAACATATGATCGGTATGGAGGACCAGGAGCCTCGCGAAATACGCTTGATCTGTCTGCGCAATCCGTGGGGATCGGGCGAGTGGAATCGTGCCTGGAGTGACCAGTCGAGCCTGTGGGATGAGGTGACGAGTGAGAAACGCAATCAACTGTCCTCCGTCCGACAGGATGGCGAGTTTTGGATGCATTACGATGAGTTCGTGACCTACTTCGATGATCTCACCATCTGTCACCAGTGTCCAGCTGCGGTGCTACAGGGGCAGAAGGCGTGCCAGCCGTTCGAAATGATAACGTTGGACGGTGAATGGGTACGCGGTGTATCGGCTGGTGGTTCGGACAGTGCGAGCTTTTGGCGCAATCCTCAGTATCTGATTGAGCTCGGTAGCGGAAAGAATCAATCAACGGTTGAAAGCAACGAGATCGATGCGACCGGAGATGCTACGGTTTGCGTGACGATTGGATTAATGCAGAAGCACAACCATCGCCAAGGGGTGGAGGATTTACCTATCCGCTTTCTCGTGTTTCCTCTTGCCCCCGATGCTTCCGATTGTAAGCAATCGCTTCCGAAGAGCTTCTTCGAGACAGCTACTGCTGTCGATGGCTGTCCGGAGCTAAAGTCTGTGCGTGAATTGGTTAaacggttgctgcttccgGCAGGAAAATATGTGATAGTACCCCACACCTGGAAGCCGCAGTTGGGCGCCGAGTTTATGATGCGCATCTTCTCGGAAGGATCGCTTCAGGTTGAATCGCTGGAGCAATCGTTAGGTTGCACCACCAATGCG GTTGAAAAATATTGCCCAACAAATAATTTGGACAACGCCACAGCAAAAGTGACGGTCCAGGAGCTCCAAAAGAAGATACAGGCTGCATTTG ACGGCCTTACCATCGATGAGGAAACCTTACGCTCACTGGTGTACTGGTACGGCAACCAGTGGGACGAGGGATGTCTACGAAGTGACGAAACGGAAGTCCTGCTACAGAACATGACCTCGTGGGAGCTAATTTTCCGGCAGCACTGTACCGCACCCGACGGTAAGCTGTGTACTTTCGACCTCAAGAATGCACTATCTGCCGGTGGTGTTCTTGTTGACACGCGTGCATTGAGCACCATTGTCCAGGTGCACCAGTACCGTCCCATGGAACTCGGTACGTTCCTTGTGTGTGCGATGGAAACTCGAGAGATAATTG AATGGTGCACCATGCGGGGCTTGGCACAACCCACCACGGCAATGTACTTTAGGGAACTTTACGGCCGGAGGAAGCTGTTGGATATGTGCTTCAAGTCCAATCTTGCGCTGGATATGAAAAAATCAGAATCATAA
- the LOC125956052 gene encoding tyrosine-protein kinase receptor has protein sequence MKMAKNCSTIVRCRRGRRNGSVTTAQWWCSTVNDGMHRNSSSRLLCVRRKFSLAVMVMMVVVIALFPLLLNPPAVAAQRPLGNSTYGAPLNSTGVINVHPVLTTSTTSTEQPPRTASPAYVPGLHDDDSFDEYDSSDVEDHDQLEELDHEHDGEHEQHHHHLYNQHHHHPHSYPGAGAGVGAGPGAVVPHSEVPNSGAARSGGNEAGSIGSRQASNRLINPYFPTPASPPGSSKTTDTQGNAPRGWFDPALPPHQGGAGKTQFDQQPNRGRFAAPAHLGVPGDPLYPALAQGVAKTTEPQSQGGFSVVRQRGRKKSALNQLAAELHKKKTQTNMNGLDSGSEPISFGSTHQSTGRKQAVGGGGGGLGGSGRQTSLGAKPPSRGNSNGIVKQAPGTIGPVSSIFNNDDPLGALRRINKDAKIRYQSTLPEQHSDVTEILGMWCNFETECAWTWDENDPNGFQVVTGANLTESNHTGLMPGPTSDTLFSSAGHFLHLRLTPDSQPHILTSPVFGATRENCYLSVLTHQSAMHYGSIRIVIETTGNGQESSWVPAEIMGNDLRKWQLNDFRIDRISKDFRVLFEVVPNKLGGQPRGHVSIDNLKMVNCFPDSVSASNCSYSQVQCTANRAPVCIKTPKICDITVDCDEGEDETLNCDKIPFGGRCDFESGWCGWQNYGNVILSWARHSGPTPTEKTGPDMDHTHDNENVTGYYMFVNMNQHANDSEKKSLVGLASNAIMNSVVFNPPPMVHTNASSPYRNSCVVRFYVHQYGMNAGSINLSSVEIREKENFTTTLWWSSKNLGEDWVRIEVVLPNITTKYYLQFEARMGMRIFSDVAIDDFSLSPECFGLNIPAEHLQGYNYWDPRIGGVKQPHKDFVGKSYLELNTCGAKGQQGPTPSDCLGSYNNTEAFSAVHVIDSHPFKGIQAWKVPNEGYYTIIAKGAGGGLGSGGVGSSRGAMVLSVLELHKDEEIYILVGQSGEHACIKSMGYRDESCELRNKQLNVDTTWMHSKTQQVKNTIIEEGAGGGGGGTYVFLLNSANTAVPLLVAGGGGGLGVGRYLDEDVQHGKKYLSHKKDVSGSAHGDQTRRAGPGGGWRAQADMGLDPRYGASLLEGGRGGIPCYTPRGSHGQGGFGGGGGGCDTGGGGGGYSGGDTMINSTNGEGGSSFLASKRNVPELSMEYSGANSGHGAVLIIPAIQGCGCDYRCVALDEYRATVGCICPDGWALKPDNYTACELPTETVEMQYLIAFFVAIVVVLCLALGSLIFILYNRYQRKRQAALRHKMLLEQDLQLSRLRSTADDSALTNFNPNYGCDGILNGNVDVKSLPQVARESLRLVKALGQGAFGEVYQGLYRHRDGDAVEMPVAVKTLPEMSTGQAESDFLMEAAIMAKFNHPNIVHLIGVCFDRHPRFIVLELLAGGDLKNFLREGRNKPERPSPLTMKDLIFCALDVAKGCRYMESKRFIHRDIAARNCLLSSKGPGRVVKIADFGMARDIYRSDYYRKGGKAMLPIKWMPPEAFLDGIFTSKTDVWSFGVLLWEVFSLGLMPYTGLPNRDVMQLVTGGGRLDAPQGCPMAVYRIMADCWNPTPEERPTFSNLLERLTTCTQDPEVMNAPLPSFFRPPSNERDTTIMRPPGNDDFCLQVPNSSDYLIPLPGPRSVAERLLSEATGVTIPDSLLTCTPPKNASPRMLNGTIVSGNHGVAVPPSLHQQQPQMMQSVNGDGTCWETSFIRQHPGGQVCSVASVALPPPPPGMDSVGPCPGSQGPGVCDSIPTAISQIPPVMSEVADKLISLDTPQQTPTAIQPPISFGNPIGEPSLPNGLPPPAPLPGTTNGLSNGNGGHNGHGPSVVESPIETAKLLSSIPPPITLDPAALSMQQNHVGGTSYANIRMMNSTNGNGVGVGSNGSSSSSSSTTNTNGHSNHNHNNNNNNNHVDHGVLVDKLGYSNGPTSNGSNGSNGSGGGINSTNHNSNGHHVHHTGGTVGNVANGIDKSATIGGQDPSRTAAPFTIQTFSERYISPENHSEISC, from the exons atgaaaatggcaaaaaactGTTCCACGATCGTAAGGTGCAGACGGGGTAGAAGGAATGGCTCAGTGACCACGGCTCAGTGGTGGTGCAGTACAGTGAACGACGGAATGCACCggaatagtagtagtaggctgttGTGCGTTAGGAGAAAATTCTCCCTtgccgtgatggtgatgatggtggtggtgattgcgcTGTTCCCGCTGCTTCTCAATCCACCGGCGGTGGCCGCCCAGCGACCACTCGGCAATAGTACGTACGGTGCACCGCTCAACTCGACCGGCGTGATCAACGTCCATCCGGTGCTGACGACGAGTACTACGTCAACGGAGCAACCACCGCGGACCGCTTCGCCGGCGTACGTGCCCGGTCTCCATGACGACGATTCGTTCGACGAGTATGACAGCTCGGACGTGGAAGATCACGATCAGCTGGAGGAGCTAGACCATGAGCATGATGGGGAGCatgagcagcaccatcatcacctgtacaaccaacatcaccaccatccacacTCGTATCCAGGGGCGGGagcgggggtgggggcgggCCCTGGTGCAGTGGTACCCCACAGTGAGGTACCGAACTCTGGGGCGGCCCGTAGCGGTGGTAATGAGGCCGGTTCGATCGGTTCACGGCAAGCGAGCAATCGGTTGATCAATCCGTACTTCCCAACACCGGCTTCACCACCGGGCAGCTCCAAGACGACCGATACGCAGGGTAATGCACCCCGTGGTTGGTTCGATccggcactaccaccacaccagGGCGGTGCAGGAAAGACGCAGTTCGATcagcaaccgaaccggggACGCTTCGCTGCCCCGGCACATCTCGGGGTACCGGGTGATCCACTGTACCCGGCGCTGGCCCAGGGTGTCGCGAAAACGACGGAACCCCAATCGCAGGGTGGGTTTAGTGTGGTTCGGCAACGGGGGCGCAAAAAATCCGCCCTTAACCAGCTGGCGGCCGAACTGCACAAGAAAAAGACACAAACCAACATGAACGGGCTTGATTCGGGCAGTGAACCGATCTCGTTCGGATCCACACACCAAAGTACCGGTCGCAAACaggccgttggtggtggtggtggtggtttgggcgGCAGTGGACGACAGACCAGTCTCGGTGCGAAGCCGCCGAGTCGTGGCAATAGCAATGGTATCGTTAAGCAAGCACCGGGAACCATCGGTCCCGTCAGTTCCATCTTCAACAACGACGATCCGTTGGGTGCGCTGCGGAGGATCAACAAGGATGCCAAAATT CGCTATCAGAGCACGTTGCCGGAGCAACACTCGGACGTGACGGAGATCCTCGGTATGTGGTGTAACTTCGAGACGGAATGTGCCTGGACCTGGGACGAAAACGATCCAAACGGTTTCCAGGTGGTAACCGGTGCGAATCTAACCGAATCGAACCATACCGGCCTGATGCCGGGACCGACTTCCGATACTCTGTTTAGTAGCGCGGGTCATTTCCTTCATCTCCGTCTCACACCGGACAGTCAACCGCACATCCTGACGTcgccggtttttggtgcgacGCGTGAAAACTGCTACCTGTCGGTGTTGACGCACCAGAGCGCCATGCACTACGGTAGCATCCGGATCGTGATCGAGACGACCGGTAATGGGCAGGAATCGAGCTGGGTACCGGCCGAGATAATGGGCAACGATCTGCGCAAGTGGCAGTTGAACGATTTCCGGATCGATCGTATATCGAAGGATTTTCGGGTACTGTTCGAGGTCGTACCGAACAAGCTCGGTGGACAGCCGCGCGGTCACGTCAGCATCGATAACCTGAAGATGGTGAACTGTTTCCCGGACTCGGTCAGTGCGAGTAACTGCAGCTACTCGCAGGTCCAGTGTACGGCGAACCGGGCACCGGTTTGCATTAAAACACCGAAGATCTGCGACATTACGGTGGATTGTGATGAGGGTGAGGATGAGACGTTGAATTGTG ACAAAATACCCTTCGGTGGGCGGTGCGATTTTGAGTCGGGCTGGTGCGGCTGGCAGAACTATGGTAACGTGATACTGTCCTGGGCGCGCCACTCGGGTCCAACGCCGACGGAGAAAACGGGCCCCGATATGGACCATACGCACGATAATGAGAACGTTACCGGGTACTACATGTTCGTCAACATGAACCAACATGCGAATGATAGCGAGAAGAAGTCACTGGTCGGACTGGCGAGCAATGCTATCATGAACAGTGTCGTCTTCAATCCACCTCCGATGGTACACACGAATGCCAGCTCGCCGTATCGCAACTCCTGTGTG GTCCGTTTCTACGTCCATCAGTATGGTATGAATGCGGGAAGCATTAATCTGTCGAGCGTGGAGATACGGGAGAAGGAAAACTTCACGACCACCCTCTGGTGGAGCTCGAAAAATCTCGGCGAAGACTGGGTCCGGATCGAGGTGGTACTACCGAACATCACGACGAAGTACTACCTACAGTTTGAGGCACGGATGGGCATGCGGATCTTTTCCGACGTAGCAATCGATGATTTCTCGCTTAGTCCCGAGTGCTTCGGGTTGAACATTCCGGCCGAGCATCTGCAGGGTTACAACTACTGGGATCCACGTATCGGTGGCGTGAAGCAACCGCACAAGGACTTTGTCGGCAAATCAT ACCTGGAACTGAATACTTGTGGCGCGAAGGGACAGCAAGGACCGACACCGTCGGACTGTCTGGGATCGTACAACAATACGGAAGCCTTCAGTGCGGTGCACGTGATCGATAGTCACCCCTTCAAGGGTATCCAGGCCTGGAAGGTGCCAAACGAAGGATACTACAC CATCATTGCCAAaggcgccggtggtggtcttgGGTCCGGTGGTGTAGGTTCGTCCCGCGGTGCCATGGTACTGAGTGTGCTGGAGCTGCACAAGGACGAAGAGATCTACATTCTGGTCGGGCAGAGCGGTGAGCATGCCTGCATCAAATCGATGGGCTATCGGGATGAATCGTGCGAGCTGCGCAACAAGCAGCTGAACGTGGACACCACGTGGATGCACTCGAAGACGCAGCAGGTCAAGAATACGATCATCGAGGAAGGTGCCGGTGGAGGGGGCGGTGGGACGTACGTGTTTCTG CTGAACTCAGCCAATACGGCGGTCCCATTactggtcgctggtggtggtggagggctTGGTGTGGGCCGGTACCTAGACGAGGATGTGCAGCATGGTAAGAAGTATCTTTCGCACAAGAAGGACGTCTCCGGATCGGCCCATGGTGATCAGACACGCCGTGCggggcctggtggtggttggcgagCTCAGGCGGACATGGGCCTAGATCCACGGTACGGTGCGTCACTGCTGGAAGGTGGTCGCGGCGGTATACCCTGCTATACGCCCCGTGGTAGCCACGGTCAAGGGGGGTTcggtggaggcggtggtggttgcgataCGGGAGGCGGTGGAGGCGGATACTCGGGCGGTGATACGATGATTAACTCCACGAACGGGGAAGGTGGTTCATCGTTCCTGGCCTCCAAGCGTAACGTCCCTGAGCTGTCGATGGAATACTCGGGAGCGAACAGTGGCCACGGTGCGGTGCTTATCATCCCAGCGATACAGGGCTGTGGGTGTGATTATCGCTGCGTTGCGCTGGATGAGTATCGAGCGACCGTCGGCTGTATCTGTCCGGATGGTTGGGCCCTCAAACCGGACAACTATACTGCGTGTGAAT TGCCCACGGAAACGGTGGAAATGCAGTACCTAATAGCGTTCTTTGTCGCCATCGTGGTCGTCCTTTGTCTTGCCCTCGGCAGTCTTATCTTCATTCTAT ATAATCGGTATCAGCGTAAGCGGCAGGCGGCCTTACGCCACaagatgctgctggagcaggATCTGCAGCTCAGTAGGCTGCGCAGTACGGCCGACGATTCGGCGCTGACCAACTTCAATCCGAACTATGGTTGTGATGGCATCCTGAACGGTAACGTCGATGTCAAGAGCCTGCCGCAAGTGGCACGCGAGAGCTTGCGTCTAGTGAA AGCCCTGGGACAGGGTGCCTTCGGTGAGGTATACCAAGGACTGTACCGTCACCGGGACGGTGATGCGGTCGAGATGCCGGTGGCCGTCAAAACGCTGCCGGAGATGTCCACGGGCCAGGCGGAATCGGATTTCCTGATGGAGGCCGCCATTATGGCGAAGTTCAATCATCCCAATATTGTCCATCTGATTGGCGTTTGCTTCGATCGACATCCAAG GTTCATCGTCCTCGAACTGTTGGCCGGTGGTGACCTGAAGAACTTCCTCCGGGAAGGACGCAATAAACCG GAACGTCCATCACCGCTAACGATGAAGGATCTAATCTTCTGCGCGCTGGACGTTGCCAAGGGTTGCCGGTACATGGAGAGTAAACGGTTCATCCACCGGGACATTGCGGCACGTAACTGTCTCCTCAGCAGCAaagggccgggccgggtggtCAAGATCGCTGACTTTGGTATGGCGCGAGACATTTACCGGTCGGATTACTACCGGAAGGGCGGCAAGGCGATGCTACCGATCAAATGGATGCCACCGGAAGCGTTCCTCGACGGTATCTTTACCTCGAAAACGGACGTCTGGTCGTTCGGGGTGCTACTGTGGGAGGTGTTTAGCCTCGGACTGATGCCATACACCGGCCTGCCGAACCGTGACGTCATGCAGCTGGTAACGGGTGGTGGTCGTCTGGATGCACCCCAGGGTTGTCCGATGGCCGTGTACCGCATTATGGCCGACTGCTGGAATCCGACACCCGAGGAACGGCCAACGTTCTCGAATCTGCTCGAACGTCTAACGACCTGTACGCAGGATCCGGAGGTAATGAACGCACCGTTACCGAGCTTTTTCCGGCCTCCGTCGAACGAGCGGGACACGACGATCATGCGTCCACCGGGCAACGATGATTTCTGTCTTCAGGTGCCCAACTCTTCCGACTACCTTATTCCCCTGCCCGGTCCACGTTCCGTTGCGGAGCGGTTGCTAAGTGAAGCGACCGGTGTCACCATTCCCGATTCTCTCCTAACCTGTACCCCACCAAAGAATGCTTCCCCGAGGATGCTAAACGGTACGATCGTCTCCGGGAACCATGGTGTAGCggtaccaccatcactacaccagcaacaaccgcaaatGATGCAATCCGTCAATGGCGATGGAACCTGTTGGGAAACATCGTTCATACGCCAGCATCCGGGTGGTCAGGTGTGTTCCGTCGCGTCGGTagcacttccaccaccaccaccgggaatgGATTCCGTCGGTCCTTGCCCAGGATCCCAGGGTCCGGGTGTGTGCGACTCAATACCGACGGCCATTTCCCAGATTCCTCCCGTAATGTCCGAAGTCGCGGATAAGCTGATTTCGCTCGATACACCCCAGCAGACACCGACCGCGATACAGCCACCGATCTCGTTCGGTAATCCGATCGGTGAACCGTCGCTCCCGAATGgtttaccaccaccggcaccactacCGGGCACTACTAATGGGCTGTCGAATGGTAACGGTGGACACAATGGTCATGGACCGTCGGTGGTGGAGTCACCGATCGAGACGGCCAAGCTGCTGAGCAGCATACCGCCACCGATCACGCTCGATCCGGCCGCACTCAGTATGCAGCAAAACCACGTCGGTGGTACGTCGTACGCCAACATACGCATGATGAACAGTACCAATGGGAACGGTGTTGGTGTcggcagcaatggcagcagcagcagcagcagcagcaccaccaacaccaatggCCACAgtaaccacaaccacaacaacaacaacaacaacaatcacgtGGATCATGGTGTCCTGGTGGATAAGTTGGGCTACAGCAACGGACCGACCAGCAATGGGAGCAACGGTAGtaatggtagtggtggcggtatTAACAGTACCAACCACAACTCGAACGGCCACCATGTACACCATACCGGTGGTACTGTGGGTAATGTTGCAAATGGAATTGACAAGAGCGCAACGATCGGTGGGCAGGATCCGTCCCGGACGGCGGCCCCCTTCACGATCCAGACGTTCAGCGAGCGGTACATCAGCCCCGAGAACCACTCGGAGATCAGCTGTTAa
- the LOC125956131 gene encoding lactoylglutathione lyase, with translation MSEGLTDREAKELLKLPDAETKNFLFQQTMYRIKDPRASLPFYNEVLGMSLLCKLDFAEAKFSLYFMGYEDIANQPTDRKECIQWAMSRKATLELTHNWGTENDPEFKYHNGNSDPRGYGHIGIMVPDVKKACERFDRLGVEYIKKPDEGRMKGLAFIKDPDGYWIEIFNASTVPAH, from the exons ATGAGCGAGGGACTAACCGACCGGGAAGCCAaggagctgctgaagctgccCGATGCTGAAACTAAG AACTTTCTGTTCCAGCAAACGATGTATCGCATCAAGGATCCACGGGCATCGTTGCCGTTTTACAACGAGGTGCTCGGCATGAGCCTACTGTGCAAGCTGGACTTTGCCGAAGCCAAGTTCTCGCTGTACTTCATGGGCTACGAGGACATCGCTAACCAGCCAACGGATCGCAAAGAATGCATACAGTGGGCGATGAGCCGTAAGGCCACTCTGGAGTTGACTCA CAACTGGGGCACGGAGAATGATCCGGAGTTTAAGTACCACAACGGCAATTCGGATCCACGCGGTTATGGCCACATCGGTATCATGGTTCCCGACGTAAAGAAGGCCTGCGAACGGTTCGATCGCCTTGGGGTGGAATACATCAAGAAACCGGACGAAGGGCGCATGAAGGGTTTGGCGTTCATCAAAGATCCGGACGGTTATTGGATTGAAATCTTTAACGCTTCCACCGTACCTGCTCACTAA
- the LOC125956100 gene encoding SET domain-containing protein SmydA-8: MPSNHRKKKHKKPAAAGVVTSSENQPDLPEVPDRQPAKDASSNKPYTVKRSDQVGRYIVASKDLKAGETIIEVLPLVVGPCAESDPVCLGCHRTFEAESPQIRCNVCSWPICSPACPGLAHDGTHRTLECIPLREKAVARLLQASTAKELKLMYEAILTLRCMLLKTVDPARYRGIQEMDPLNTIRQDIPKLWKRNQKEIVSRIRDDWGFTEFSEQELHTVCGVIEVNAFEVGQEPVKARALFPEAYLLMHDCTPNTGHTDAPRTHLLTVRTLREVKAGEPLTLTYAYILQGTLKRRQHLSEEKFFWCSCARCRDPTEFGTNCSAVRCTKCHRGYLLPMKPLEQESDWKCTLCPATVSSQTIGVLLERLSKRLDCIDGNDVEGYEQFLQTYGAVLHDNHYLLLSAKHSLCELYGKIDGYLIPELSPEQLKRKETICRDLLEVVDQLEPGLSRLRGTIMYELHVPLMIEAGQLFQGGTIQRTELRHRLKEVQRLLRESERILAMEPEGSPEYGIAVAARDALKNMGAI; the protein is encoded by the exons ATGCCGTCCAATCATCGTAAGAAG AAACACAAGAagcctgctgcagctggtgtcGTGACGAGCAGTGAGAACCAGCCCGACCTTCCAGAGGTGCCAGATCGCCAGCCTGCAAAAGATGCAAGCTCCAACAAACCATATACCGTGAAGCGCTCCGATCAGGTTGGAAG ATATATCGTTGCCTCGAAAGATCTAAAGGCCGGAGAAACGATCATCGAAGttctgccgctggtggtgggtcCTTGCGCTGAGAGTGACCCCGTCTGTCTGGGCTGTCACCGAACGTTCGAGGCCGAAAGTCCGCAGATACG ATGCAACGTCTGCAGTTGGCCCATCTGCTCGCCAGCCTGTCCGGGACTCGCGCACGACGGAACTCACCGAACGCTAGAATGCATTCCACTGCGCGAAAAAGCCGTAGCAAGGCTGTTACAGGCATCGACCGCTAAGGAGCTGAAGCTGATGTACGAAGCGATACTCACGCTTCGCTGTATGCTGCTCAAAACCGTCGATCCGGCACGATACCGAGGAATCCAGGAGATGGATCCACTGAACACCATCCGTCAGGACATCCCGAAGCTGTGGAAACGTAACCAGAAGGAGATCGTAAGCCGAATCCGGGACGATTGGGGCTTTACCGAGTTCAGTGAGCAAGAGCTGCACACGGTTTGCGGTGTGATCGAGGTGAACGCGTTCGAAGTGGGCCAGGAACCGGTGAAAGCTCGTGCCCTCTTCCCCGAGGCGTACCTACTGATGCACGACTGTACACCGAACACGGGCCATACGGATGCACCCCGGACACACCTGCTTACGGTGCGTACGTTGCGTGAAGTGAAGGCCGGAGAACCGCTCACGCTGACGTACGCTTACATCCTACAAGGAACCCTGAAACGGCGGCAACATTTGAGCGAGGAAAAGTTCTTTTGGTGCAGTTGTGCAAGGTGCCGGGATCCGACTGAGTTTGGAACGAATTGTAGTGCCGTACGGTGTACCAAGTGTCACCGGGGATATCTGTTGCCGATGAAACCGCTTGAACAGGAATCGGACTGGAAGTGTACGCTGTGTCCGGCCACCGTTTCCAGTCAAACGATTGGCGTATTGTTGGAGCGACTGTCCAAGAGGCTGGACTGTATCGACGGCAATGATGTGGAGGGCTACGAACAGTTTTTGCAGACTTACGGTGCGGTGTTGCATGATAACCACTACCTGTTGCTGTCGGCGAAGCACTCATTGTGCGAGCTGTATGGGAAGATCGATGGATATCTCATCCCTGAGCTGAGTCCGGAGCAACTCAAGCGGAAGGAAACGATTTGTCGGGATTTGCTTGAGGTGGTCGATCAGCTGGAGCCGGGTTTGAGCCGGCTGCGAGGGACCATTATGTACGAGCTGCATGTTCCGCTGATGATCGAGGCTGGGCAGCTGTTCCAAGGGGGAACGATTCAGCGAACGGAACTGCGCCATCGATTGAAGGAagtgcaacggttgctgcggGAAAGCGAACGAATTCTGGCGATGGAACCGGAGGGCAGTCCGGAGTATGGGATAGCGGTGGCCGCAAGGGATGCGCTAAAAAACATGGGCGCTATTTAA